The sequence below is a genomic window from Ottowia sp. SB7-C50.
AAGGCCCAGTGCCAGCGCCTGGCCGGCGCGGGCCACGACGGGCTGGCCAGGGCCATTCGCCCGGTGCACACCATGAGCGACGGCGACACGCTGTTCGCGCTGGCCACCGGCATGTCGGGCGGGCTGGATTTCAATGTGCTGTGCACGATGGCAGGCGAAGCCGTGGCGCGCGCCTGCGTCAATGCGGTGCGCGCGGCGCAGGGCATCCAGACCGACACGCTCAACCTGCCGTCTGCTACTGATTTAATAGCTGCCTGCGCTTGATGTATCAGCGCCAGAAGGGTTTTTGATTCATGATCGGACCGATCCGTCGCACCCTCACGCTGATCGTGCTGTCGGTGCGCGACATGCTGGCTTCGGCCGGCCCGGTGGTGTTGCTGGCCGTGGGCGTGCTGGTGGCCGCGTACTGGTGGCTCGACCCGCAGCCGCCCAAGACAGTGACGCTGGCCACCGGCCCCGAGGGCAGCGCGTATGCCGAATTTGGCCGGCGCTATGCGCAAGCGCCGGCCAGGAACCGCATCGAGGTCAAGCTGACCACCACCGAAGGCTCGCGAGCCAACCTGCAGGCGCTGCGCGCGGGCCAGGCCGACGTGGCCTTCGTGCGCGGCGGCAGCGCCGATGCGGCGGCCGATGGCGAGGCGGGCATCACCTCGCTCGGCGCGCTGTTCTATGAGCCGCTTTGGGTGTTCTATCGGCCTGCAGCGCTTGCTGGACAAGCGCGAGCAGCTCCTAAATCAGAAGCAAACAAGCCCGTGACCACGCTGGGCCAGCTGAAGGGGCTGCGCGTCAACATCGACCAACCCGGCAGCGGCGTGCCCGAAATCGTGCAGCGCCTGCTGCAGGCCAATGGCATGGACGCCAGCGCGCTCGTCACCAGCCAGCTACCGCCCGCCGCAGCGGCCGAGGCGCTCCTGGGCGGCTACCTGGACGCGCTGGTGCTGGTCACCGCGCCCGAATCGCCCGTGGTCGAGCGCCTGCTGCGCGCGCCCGGCGTGGCGCTGATGGACGTGGCGCAGGCCGACGCCTATGCGCGGCGCTTTCCCTTCTTGCAGCCGGTCACGCTGCCGCGCGGCGTGGTCGATCTGGCGGCCGATATTCCGCCGCACGACGTCAGCCTGCTGGCCACCACCACCTCGCTGCTGACGCGCGAGCAGACCCACCCCGCGCTGCGCCAGCTGTTCGCGCAGGCGGCGCAAGGGCTGCACAGCGGCGCCGGCTGGTTCCACCGGGCGCGGGATTTTCCGAACACGCGCACCAGCGAACTGCCCGTCAGCCCCGAGGGCGACCGCGCCATCAACGGCACGCCGCCTTTCTGGCAGCGCTACCTGCCGTTCTGGGCCAGCAATCTGCTGGAGCGCATGTGGCTGGTCATCGGCGGCTTGATCGTGCTGCTGCTGCCCTTGAGCCGCGTCGTGCCGCCGCTCTACACCTTCCGCGTGCGGCGGCGCGTGTTCCGCTGGTACGCCCGGCTGCGCACCATTGAGGCCAAGGTGGACGAAGGCCTGGGCGAGCGCAACGAGCTGCTGGACGAACTGGACGAACTCGACCGCGTGGCCAACGGCATCACGGTGCCACTGGCGCATGCCGAAGAGCTGTTCGCGCTGCGCAACAACATCGACGCCGTGCGGCGCCGCTTGCTGGCCAAGCGGCCGGCGTAGCGCGGCACGCAAAAAAAGCCCCGGCGATGCGGGGCTGGGCGCATCGGCGCGGCGCGCCTATTTGATGAAGCGGATCTGCTGGTTGATGCGCTCCAGGATGGGCTTCTTCTTCTCGTTGAAGATCTTCTTGTTCTCCTCAATCAGGTTGCGGCCCTTGGTGTCGATGGAGATGATGAGCGGACCGAATTCCTTGACCTTGTTGATCCACAGCGTCTCGGGCATGCCCAGGTCCTTCCACTCGGCGCCCTCGATCTTTTCGACCTGCGTGGCCGCCAGCACGGCGCAACCGCCGGGAAAGATGGCGTGCACGGCCTTGTTCTCGACGCAGCCTTCCTGTGTCTCGGCCCCCATGCCGCCCTTGCCGACGATCAGCTTCACGCCGGTCTGGCGGATGAAGTCCTTCTCGAACTTTTCCATGCGCATGCTGGTGGTGGGGCCAATGGACACCATCTCGTATTCGCCGTTGTCCTTCTGCCGCACGATGGGCCCGGCGTGGAAGATCGCCCCGCCCTTCAGATCCACCGGCAGCTCGCGCCCCTGCTCGATCAAGCGGCGGTGCGCCACGTCGCGGCAAGTGACCAGCGTGCCGGTCAGGTAGACCACGTCGCCGGCGTTGAGTGCTTCCAGATCTTCGTCCCGGATGGGTGTGGTGAGAATTTTTTTCACAGCTTGAACCCCTGGTGCGAGATGACTTCCCATGTCATGTCCGATTTGATCTTGATGCGCCCGCGCCGGTGCGCCCAGCAGCCGGTCGATACCGCCACGCCAATGGTCGAAGGGTGGCGCGCCGACGATTCGATGTTGACGCCCATCACGCTGTTGTTGCCGGTCAGGCCCTGCGGGCCCAGACCCAGCTCGTTCAGGCCGTCGGTCAGCAGTTGCTCCATCAGCGCCGCGTTTTCGTTGGGGTGGCTCGACGTGACCGGGCGCAGGATGGCCTTCTTCGACAGGCGCGCCGCGGTCTCGGCCGATGTGGACACACCCACGCCCACCAGCAGCGGCGGGCAGGCGTTGACGCCGCGCGAAGTGATGACGTCGAACACGAATTCGGCCACCCCCTCATAGCCCTGACCCGGCATCAGCACCGTGCCCTTGCCCGGCAGCGTGCAGCCGCCGCCGGCCATGTAGACGTCGATCGTCACGCTGTCGTCGTTCGGCACGATCTCCCAGTCCAGCCACGGAATCTTCGAGCCCGTGTTGGTGCCCGTGTTCTTCTCGACGAAGGTCTCAACGGCGTTGTGGCGCAGCGGGCCGTCGCGCGTGGCTCCGGCCGTGGCTTCCTGCAGGATTTCTTCCAGTTCGCCCAGCAGCGGAAAGTTGGCGCCGGCGGTCAGGAAGTACTGGATGACGCCGGTGTCCTGGCAGCTCGGGCGGTCCAGCTTGTCGGCCGCTTCCTGGTTCTGGCGCATCGATTCATACACCTCCTTGGCCAGGAAGTTGACCTCCTTCTCGCGCAGCTCGCCCAGTTTCTGCGTCACGTCGGTTGGCAGGCGCTTGCCGATGTAGGCGGTGAATTTGGACATGACATTCGTCAGGTCCGCGACGGCTTGTTCCTTGTTCATGCGGGTGCTCCGTGCCAGCGTCATTCAACGGTGATGTTGCCGGCCTTGACCAACGCACCGAACTTGGCGGTTTCGGCCTTGATCTGCGCCGCCATCTCGGCCGGCGTGTTGCCCACCGGCTGCGCGCCGATGTCGTCCATGCGCTTTTGGAAGTCGGGCGAACGGATGATCCGGGTGGCCTCGGCGCTCAGGCGGTCCAGCACCGGCCGGGGCGTGCCCGCGGGCGCCAGCACGCCGAACCAGGTGCCGATGTCGAAATCCTTCAGGCCCGCCTCCTGCAGCGTGGGCACGTCGGGCAACGCGGGAGAGCGCCTGGCCGTGGTCACCGCCAGCGGGCGCAGCTTGCCCGCCTTGATGTGGGGCAGCACCGGCGTGATGGTGTCGAACGACATGAGGATCTGGCCGCCCAGCAGGTCGGTGGCGAGCGGCCCGCTGCCCTTGTAGGGAATGTGCTGCAACCGGGCACCGGTTTGCTGCTGGAACAGCGTGCCGATCATGTGCTGCGCCGTGCCATTGCCGTTGGAGCCGTAGCTGGCATCGTCGGGCCTGGCCTTGATGGCCGCAACCAGTTCGTTCACCGTCTTGGCGGGGGTCCTGGCCGCGTTGACCACCAGCACGTTGGGCACCATGGCGATCACGGTGATCGGCTCAAAGCTCTTCTGGAAGTCGTACGGCAGCTTCTTGTACACGCTGCTGGCGATGGTGTGGTGCACCGCGCCGATCAGCAGCGTGTAGCCGTCCGGCTTGGCCTTGGCCACCGCATCGGCGCCAATGGTGGCGCCCGCACCGGGCTTGTTTTCCACGATCACCGGCTGGCCGATGGCGGGCGACAGGCGTTCGGCCAGCGCGCGCGCCAGCACGTCGGTGGTGCCGCCGGCCGGGAAGGGCACAACCAGACTCACGGGCTTGGTCGGCCAGGCCTGGGCCTGTGCGACAGGGGCCGCGCAGGCCAGTGCCAGCGCCGCCACGTGCAGCGCGGAGCGTCGGTTGAAGGGGGCGATGTCCACTGGCATGTGTCTCCTCGTGAGGTGAATGGCTGGAATGAGC
It includes:
- a CDS encoding Bug family tripartite tricarboxylate transporter substrate binding protein — protein: MAPFNRRSALHVAALALACAAPVAQAQAWPTKPVSLVVPFPAGGTTDVLARALAERLSPAIGQPVIVENKPGAGATIGADAVAKAKPDGYTLLIGAVHHTIASSVYKKLPYDFQKSFEPITVIAMVPNVLVVNAARTPAKTVNELVAAIKARPDDASYGSNGNGTAQHMIGTLFQQQTGARLQHIPYKGSGPLATDLLGGQILMSFDTITPVLPHIKAGKLRPLAVTTARRSPALPDVPTLQEAGLKDFDIGTWFGVLAPAGTPRPVLDRLSAEATRIIRSPDFQKRMDDIGAQPVGNTPAEMAAQIKAETAKFGALVKAGNITVE
- the ttdB gene encoding L(+)-tartrate dehydratase subunit beta, producing MKKILTTPIRDEDLEALNAGDVVYLTGTLVTCRDVAHRRLIEQGRELPVDLKGGAIFHAGPIVRQKDNGEYEMVSIGPTTSMRMEKFEKDFIRQTGVKLIVGKGGMGAETQEGCVENKAVHAIFPGGCAVLAATQVEKIEGAEWKDLGMPETLWINKVKEFGPLIISIDTKGRNLIEENKKIFNEKKKPILERINQQIRFIK
- the ttdA gene encoding L(+)-tartrate dehydratase subunit alpha; translated protein: MNKEQAVADLTNVMSKFTAYIGKRLPTDVTQKLGELREKEVNFLAKEVYESMRQNQEAADKLDRPSCQDTGVIQYFLTAGANFPLLGELEEILQEATAGATRDGPLRHNAVETFVEKNTGTNTGSKIPWLDWEIVPNDDSVTIDVYMAGGGCTLPGKGTVLMPGQGYEGVAEFVFDVITSRGVNACPPLLVGVGVSTSAETAARLSKKAILRPVTSSHPNENAALMEQLLTDGLNELGLGPQGLTGNNSVMGVNIESSARHPSTIGVAVSTGCWAHRRGRIKIKSDMTWEVISHQGFKL
- a CDS encoding TAXI family TRAP transporter solute-binding subunit, which encodes MIGPIRRTLTLIVLSVRDMLASAGPVVLLAVGVLVAAYWWLDPQPPKTVTLATGPEGSAYAEFGRRYAQAPARNRIEVKLTTTEGSRANLQALRAGQADVAFVRGGSADAAADGEAGITSLGALFYEPLWVFYRPAALAGQARAAPKSEANKPVTTLGQLKGLRVNIDQPGSGVPEIVQRLLQANGMDASALVTSQLPPAAAAEALLGGYLDALVLVTAPESPVVERLLRAPGVALMDVAQADAYARRFPFLQPVTLPRGVVDLAADIPPHDVSLLATTTSLLTREQTHPALRQLFAQAAQGLHSGAGWFHRARDFPNTRTSELPVSPEGDRAINGTPPFWQRYLPFWASNLLERMWLVIGGLIVLLLPLSRVVPPLYTFRVRRRVFRWYARLRTIEAKVDEGLGERNELLDELDELDRVANGITVPLAHAEELFALRNNIDAVRRRLLAKRPA